In the genome of Salmo trutta chromosome 18, fSalTru1.1, whole genome shotgun sequence, one region contains:
- the LOC115152866 gene encoding vacuolar protein-sorting-associated protein 25: MSFEWPWQYNFPPFFTLQPNVDTRQKQLAAWCFLALSYCRHHKLYTLDIMEVQECPVFNHKNIDRKLSTEAILIVFEELRKKGNLEWLDKNKTQCLVMWRRPEEWGKLIYQWVSKNGMVNTVFTLYELANGDDTESEEFHGLEEWMLIRSLQALQTDGKAEVITMDDGKGVKFF; this comes from the exons ATGAGTTTTGAGTGGCCTTGGCAGTATAATTTCCCTCCGTTTTTTAC GTTACAACCCAATGTTGACACCAGACAGAAACAGCTTGCAGCATGGTGCTTCCTTGCTCTGTCCTACTGCCGCCATCACAAGCTCTACACTTTGGACATCATGGAAGTCCAAGAGTGCCCTGTGTTCAACCACAAGAATATTGATA GAAAACTATCAACGGAGGCCATACTAATTGTTTTTGAAGAATTGAGGAAAAAAG GGAACCTGGAATGGTTAGACAAgaacaagacacagtgtctagTCATGTGGAGGAGGCCAGAGGAATGGGGCAAACTGATTTACCAGTGG GTCTCTAAAAATGGTATGGTCAATACGGTGTTTACACTCTACGAGCTCGCCAACGGTGACGACACAGAAAGTGAAG AATTCCATGGGCTGGAGGAGTGGATGCTGATTCGCTCGCTGCAGGCCCTGCAGACAGACGGCAAGGCAGAGGTCATCACCATGGATGACGGGAAGGGGGTCAAGTTCTTCTGA
- the LOC115152865 gene encoding rho GTPase-activating protein 27 isoform X3, with the protein MVKESAQNAVYVNVAELGRNISESLPSAFSPPCTPPYLDCKGWEVHTDQESRREYYYHPVSGQTTWDNPHIDPEAPAEVSVCSPSSQFPSLSPTSTSPPAWTSDWKQCLDVTSGRQYFYNPVSGETSWEPPEPQCPYPPLMEPLSGLRSLEEGPPPLPEEDYPADDYPTEVDLPEEELLAVSPVTPHSFLKDYTPSHVTRAVIPRASLDRSAPTGWNLNIDPDGTWVFSNRHSPDQWIKSLDDRGLTYYYLRDGSRSQWNLPEFFPTHRRNASDYGSSADNSPEMGQHHVQSLEKVGILNKTKVSENGKRVRKNWAQSWTVLHGGVLTFHKEPKSAATGASIKTNQIVPEVTVDLRGAKIGWAPRDKSSKKNVVELKDRNGVEFLLQYDTESIINDWHKVLMDTIRQLDQEHHQSEEEDGDVSEKSYSTDRDQRSPGTMDRRRFSRPRTDTSSGGETEQKKVRTKLMKFLLKRPTLQFVKEKGYIRDNVFCCHLAALCAQEKTTIPSFVEKCIRAVEKRGLDMDGLYRVSGNLAVIQKLRFKADHEELDLEDGQWEDIHVITGALKLFFRELPEPLFPFSHFSRFIQAIRTVEYHLKVSYMRELVESLPRPNHDTMELLFSHLRKVIEYGEENRMTVQNVAIVFGPTLLRPEMESANITMHMVFQNQIVELILKQYEYIFHSS; encoded by the exons GTCAAGGAGAGTGCCCAGAACGCTGTGTACGTCAATGTAGCGGAGCTCGGCAGAAACATCTCTGAGTCCCTTCCCTCAGCCTTCTCCCCTCCCTGCACTCCTCCATACCTGGACTGTAAGGGATGGGAGGTGCACACTGACCAGGAGAGTAGACGGGAGTACTACTACCACCCCGTATCCGGGCAGACCACCTGGGACAACCCCCACATAGACCCTGAGGCTCCAGCCGAGGTGTCTGTGTGTTCGCCCTCCTCTCAGTtcccctccctgtcccccacctccacctccccccctgCATGGACCTCTGACTGGAAGCAGTGTTTGGATGTGACCAGCGGCCGCCAGTACTTCTACAACCCAGTTTCGGGGGAGACGTCTTGGGAGCCCCCAGAGCCACAGTGCCCCTACCCCCCTCTGATGGAGCCTCTGAGTGGGCTCCGGTCTCTGGAGGAAGGGCCG cctcCCCTGCCTGAGGAGGACTACCCAGCAGATGACTACCCAACCGAGGTTGACCTACCAGAAGAGGAGTTGTTGGCTGTGTCCCCTGTGACCCCTCACTCCTTCCTTAAGGACTACACCCCCAGCCATGTGACCCGGGCAGTCATCCCCAGGGCCAGCCTGGACAGGAGCGCCCCGACGGGCTGGAACCTCAACATAGACCCTGATGGGACCTGGGTGTTCTCCAACAGACACTCACCTGATCAG tgGATCAAATCGTTGGATGACAGAGGACTGACGTACTACTACCTTAGAGATGGCTCCAGATCCCAGTGGAACCTGCCTGAG TTCTTCCCGACTCACAGAAGAAATGCCTCAGACTACGGCTCCAGTGCGGACAACTCTCCAGAGATGGGGCAGCACCAC GTGCAGAGTTTAGAAAAAGTTGGAATACTCAACAAAACTAAAGTGTCAGAGAACGGGAAAAGAGTAAG GAAAAACTGGGCCCAGTCATGGACGGTTCTTCACGGAGGGGTTCTGACCTTCCATAAAGAGCCCAAGTCTGCAGCCACAGGAGCATCT ATCAAGACCAATCAGATCGTCCCAGAGGTCACGGTAGATCTACGAGGGGCAAAGATTGGCTGGGCTCCCAGGGATAAATCCAGCAAAAAGAATGTTGTAGAA TTGAAAGACAGAAATGGCGTTGAGTTTCTGCTACAGTACGACACTGAGAGTATCATCAACGACTGGCACAAAGTTCTAATGGACACCATACGACAGCTG GACCAGGAACACCACCAAtctgaggaggaggatggggacgTCAGTGAGAagtcctacagtacagacagagaTCAGAGGTCACCAGGTACCATGGACAGGAGGAGGT tTTCCAGACCGAGAACGGACACCTCCTCTGGGGGAGAGACCGAACAGAAGAAGGTTCGTACCAAGCTGATGAAGTTCCTCCTGAAACGACCCACACTGCAGTTCGTCAAGGAGAAGGGTTACATCCGAG ACAATGTGTTTTGCTGTCATCTGGCTGCACTGTGTGCCCAGGAGAAAACTACAATCCCCAGCTTTGTGGAGAAATGTATTCGAGCAGTGGAAAAGAGAG GTCTGGACATGGATGGACTCTACAGAGTCAGTGGGAACCTAGCTGTCATTCAGAAACTACGCTTCAAGGCAGATCATG AGGAGCTAGACCTGGAGGATGGCCAGTGGGAGGACATCCACGTTATCACAGGGGCTCTGAAGCTGTTCTTCAGGGAGCTTCCTGAACCCCTTTTCCCCTTCAGTCACTTCAGCCGCTTCATCCAGGCCATCA GAACTGTTGAGTACCACCTCAAAGTGTCTTACATGCGAGAGCTTGTTGAGTCTCTCCCTCGGCCAAACCATGATACCATGGAACTCCTCTTCAGCCATTTACGCAA AGTGATAGAGTATGGAGAGGAGAACCGTATGACTGTGCAGAACGTGGCTATCGTCTTTGGTCCCACGCTGCTCCGGCCAGAGATGGAGTCAGCCAATATCACCATGCACATGGTTTTCCAGAACCAGATAGTGGAGCTAATCCTCAAGCAATATGAATACATCTTCCATTCCAGTTGA
- the LOC115152865 gene encoding rho GTPase-activating protein 27 isoform X2: protein MVDLYAKPRHGYRARGSLALPIPAQVKESAQNAVYVNVAELGRNISESLPSAFSPPCTPPYLDCKGWEVHTDQESRREYYYHPVSGQTTWDNPHIDPEAPAEVSVCSPSSQFPSLSPTSTSPPAWTSDWKQCLDVTSGRQYFYNPVSGETSWEPPEPQCPYPPLMEPLSGLRSLEEGPPPLPEEDYPADDYPTEVDLPEEELLAVSPVTPHSFLKDYTPSHVTRAVIPRASLDRSAPTGWNLNIDPDGTWVFSNRHSPDQWIKSLDDRGLTYYYLRDGSRSQWNLPEFFPTHRRNASDYGSSADNSPEMGQHHVQSLEKVGILNKTKVSENGKRVRKNWAQSWTVLHGGVLTFHKEPKSAATGASIKTNQIVPEVTVDLRGAKIGWAPRDKSSKKNVVELKDRNGVEFLLQYDTESIINDWHKVLMDTIRQLDQEHHQSEEEDGDVSEKSYSTDRDQRSPGTMDRRRFSRPRTDTSSGGETEQKKVRTKLMKFLLKRPTLQFVKEKGYIRDNVFCCHLAALCAQEKTTIPSFVEKCIRAVEKRGLDMDGLYRVSGNLAVIQKLRFKADHEELDLEDGQWEDIHVITGALKLFFRELPEPLFPFSHFSRFIQAIRTVEYHLKVSYMRELVESLPRPNHDTMELLFSHLRKVIEYGEENRMTVQNVAIVFGPTLLRPEMESANITMHMVFQNQIVELILKQYEYIFHSS, encoded by the exons GTCAAGGAGAGTGCCCAGAACGCTGTGTACGTCAATGTAGCGGAGCTCGGCAGAAACATCTCTGAGTCCCTTCCCTCAGCCTTCTCCCCTCCCTGCACTCCTCCATACCTGGACTGTAAGGGATGGGAGGTGCACACTGACCAGGAGAGTAGACGGGAGTACTACTACCACCCCGTATCCGGGCAGACCACCTGGGACAACCCCCACATAGACCCTGAGGCTCCAGCCGAGGTGTCTGTGTGTTCGCCCTCCTCTCAGTtcccctccctgtcccccacctccacctccccccctgCATGGACCTCTGACTGGAAGCAGTGTTTGGATGTGACCAGCGGCCGCCAGTACTTCTACAACCCAGTTTCGGGGGAGACGTCTTGGGAGCCCCCAGAGCCACAGTGCCCCTACCCCCCTCTGATGGAGCCTCTGAGTGGGCTCCGGTCTCTGGAGGAAGGGCCG cctcCCCTGCCTGAGGAGGACTACCCAGCAGATGACTACCCAACCGAGGTTGACCTACCAGAAGAGGAGTTGTTGGCTGTGTCCCCTGTGACCCCTCACTCCTTCCTTAAGGACTACACCCCCAGCCATGTGACCCGGGCAGTCATCCCCAGGGCCAGCCTGGACAGGAGCGCCCCGACGGGCTGGAACCTCAACATAGACCCTGATGGGACCTGGGTGTTCTCCAACAGACACTCACCTGATCAG tgGATCAAATCGTTGGATGACAGAGGACTGACGTACTACTACCTTAGAGATGGCTCCAGATCCCAGTGGAACCTGCCTGAG TTCTTCCCGACTCACAGAAGAAATGCCTCAGACTACGGCTCCAGTGCGGACAACTCTCCAGAGATGGGGCAGCACCAC GTGCAGAGTTTAGAAAAAGTTGGAATACTCAACAAAACTAAAGTGTCAGAGAACGGGAAAAGAGTAAG GAAAAACTGGGCCCAGTCATGGACGGTTCTTCACGGAGGGGTTCTGACCTTCCATAAAGAGCCCAAGTCTGCAGCCACAGGAGCATCT ATCAAGACCAATCAGATCGTCCCAGAGGTCACGGTAGATCTACGAGGGGCAAAGATTGGCTGGGCTCCCAGGGATAAATCCAGCAAAAAGAATGTTGTAGAA TTGAAAGACAGAAATGGCGTTGAGTTTCTGCTACAGTACGACACTGAGAGTATCATCAACGACTGGCACAAAGTTCTAATGGACACCATACGACAGCTG GACCAGGAACACCACCAAtctgaggaggaggatggggacgTCAGTGAGAagtcctacagtacagacagagaTCAGAGGTCACCAGGTACCATGGACAGGAGGAGGT tTTCCAGACCGAGAACGGACACCTCCTCTGGGGGAGAGACCGAACAGAAGAAGGTTCGTACCAAGCTGATGAAGTTCCTCCTGAAACGACCCACACTGCAGTTCGTCAAGGAGAAGGGTTACATCCGAG ACAATGTGTTTTGCTGTCATCTGGCTGCACTGTGTGCCCAGGAGAAAACTACAATCCCCAGCTTTGTGGAGAAATGTATTCGAGCAGTGGAAAAGAGAG GTCTGGACATGGATGGACTCTACAGAGTCAGTGGGAACCTAGCTGTCATTCAGAAACTACGCTTCAAGGCAGATCATG AGGAGCTAGACCTGGAGGATGGCCAGTGGGAGGACATCCACGTTATCACAGGGGCTCTGAAGCTGTTCTTCAGGGAGCTTCCTGAACCCCTTTTCCCCTTCAGTCACTTCAGCCGCTTCATCCAGGCCATCA GAACTGTTGAGTACCACCTCAAAGTGTCTTACATGCGAGAGCTTGTTGAGTCTCTCCCTCGGCCAAACCATGATACCATGGAACTCCTCTTCAGCCATTTACGCAA AGTGATAGAGTATGGAGAGGAGAACCGTATGACTGTGCAGAACGTGGCTATCGTCTTTGGTCCCACGCTGCTCCGGCCAGAGATGGAGTCAGCCAATATCACCATGCACATGGTTTTCCAGAACCAGATAGTGGAGCTAATCCTCAAGCAATATGAATACATCTTCCATTCCAGTTGA